In Phaseolus vulgaris cultivar G19833 chromosome 10, P. vulgaris v2.0, whole genome shotgun sequence, a single genomic region encodes these proteins:
- the LOC137819016 gene encoding uncharacterized protein At5g01610-like, producing MDQVFNKVGSYWFNQKATSQLNSVGDDINSLSNSIEGGTKWLVNKIKGKMQKPLPELLKDYDLPIGIFPRDATNYEFNEETGKIIVYIPQVCEVGYRDSSVLRFFTSVTGYLEKGKLAEIEGIKTKVLIWVKVTTILSEGSKLYVTAGMKKTRSREAYEVTRDGVCVDKF from the exons ATGGATCAGGTATTCAACAAGGTCGGATCCTATTGGTTCAACCAGAAAGCCACCAGCCAACTCAATTCCGTTGGTGACGACATCAAT TCATTGTCAAACAGTATTGAAGGGGGAACCAAATGGTTGGTCAACAAAATCAAAG GAAAGATGCAAAAGCCATTACCAGAGTTGCTAAAGGATTATGATCTACCAATAGGAATTTTTCCTCGTGATGCAACAAACTATGAATTCAATGAAGAGACTGGGAAGATCATTGTTTACATTCCTCAGGTATGTGAAGTAGGCTACAGGGATTCATCAGTCTTGCGTTTCTTCACCAGTGTGACCGGTTATCTGGAGAAAGGGAAGCTGGCAGAGATAGAAGGAATAAAGACAAAAGTGTTGATCTGGGTGAAAGTGACAACCATTTTGTCAGAGGGATCGAAGCTTTATGTGACAGCTGGCATGAAGAAAACAAGGAGTAGGGAAGCATACGAGGTTACAAGAGATGGTGTATGCGTAGATAAGTTCTAA